The following coding sequences are from one Triticum dicoccoides isolate Atlit2015 ecotype Zavitan chromosome 4A, WEW_v2.0, whole genome shotgun sequence window:
- the LOC119289105 gene encoding vignain-like isoform X1, whose protein sequence is MWRSILLAAAVALALAPAPALGIPFREEDLASEESLRGLYERWRSHYTVSRGSLGADAEERRFNVFKENARYVHEGNKKDRPFRLALNKFADMTTDEFRRTYAGSRVRHHLSLSGGRRGDGSFRYGDANNLPSAVDWRQKGAVTGIKDQGQCGSCWAFSTIVAVEGINKIRTGKLVSLSEQELMDCDNVNNQGCDGGLMDYAFQFIHKNGITTESNYPYQGEQGSCDQAKVSDNNPRLPAVSRESCLKILKIACQMLQEKAHAVTIDGYEDVPANDESALQKAVASQPVSVAIDASGNDFQFYSEGVFTGECSTDLDHGVAAVGYGTTRDGTKYWIVKNSWGEDWGEKGYIRMQRGVSQAEGQCGIAMQASYPTKSAPHASTVRDGSHTDEL, encoded by the exons ATGTGGAGGTCCATCTTGCTCGCGGCGGCGGTCGCGCTGGcgctggcgccggcgccggcgctgggGATCCCGTTCAGGGAGGAAGACCTGGCCTCGGAGGAGAGCTTGCGGGGGCTCTACGAGAGGTGGAGGAGCCACTACACGGTGTCGCGGGGGAGCCTCGGCGCCGACGCGGAGGAGCGCCGGTTCAACGTGTTCAAGGAGAACGCGCGGTACGTCCACGAGGGCAACAAGAAGGACAGGCCCTTCAGGCTGGCGCTCAACAAGTTCGCCGACATGACCACGGACGAGTTCCGGCGTACGTACGCCGGGTCCAGGGTGCGGCACCACCTCTCCCTCAGCGGCGGCCGCCGGGGCGACGGCAGCTTCAGGTACGGAGACGCCAACAACCTGCCGTCGGCGGTGGACTGGCGGCAGAAGGGCGCCGTCACCGGCATCAAGGACCAAGGGCAGTGCG GGAGCTGCTGGGCGTTCTCGACGATCGTGGCGGTGGAGGGCATCAACAAGATCAGGACGGGGAAGCTGGTGTCGCTGTCGGAGCAGGAGCTCATGGACTGCGACAACGTCAACAACCAGGGCTGCGACGGCGGCCTCATGGACTACGCCTTCCAGTTCATCCACAAGAACGGGATCACCACCGAGTCCAACTACCCGTACCAAGGCGAGCAGGGCAGCTGCGACCAGGCAAAGGTGAGTGACAATAATCCCCGGCTTCCGGCCGTTAGCCGAGAATCTTGTCTCAAAATTTTAAAAATCGCATGCCAAATGTTGCAGGAAAAGGCTCATGCCGTGACGATCGACGGCTACGAGGACGTCCCCGCCAACGACGAGTCCGCTCTACAGAAAGCCGTCGCCAGCCAGCCCGTGTCCGTGGCAATAGACGCCAGCGGCAACGACTTCCAGTTCTACTCAGAG GGCGTCTTCACCGGAGAATGCAGCACGGATCTCGACCACGGCGTCGCCGCCGTCGGGTACGGCACTACCAGGGATGGCACCAAATACTGGATCGTCAAGAACTCGTGGGGAGAGGACTGGGGTGAGAAAGGCTACATCAGGATGCAGCGCGGGGTGTCGCAGGCAGAGGGGCAGTGTGGCATCGCCATGCAGGCGTCTTACCCAACGAAGTCGGCACCACATGCTAGCACAGTCAGGGACGGGTCTCATACGGATGAGCTCTAG
- the LOC119289105 gene encoding vignain-like isoform X2 — MWRSILLAAAVALALAPAPALGIPFREEDLASEESLRGLYERWRSHYTVSRGSLGADAEERRFNVFKENARYVHEGNKKDRPFRLALNKFADMTTDEFRRTYAGSRVRHHLSLSGGRRGDGSFRYGDANNLPSAVDWRQKGAVTGIKDQGQCGSCWAFSTIVAVEGINKIRTGKLVSLSEQELMDCDNVNNQGCDGGLMDYAFQFIHKNGITTESNYPYQGEQGSCDQAKEKAHAVTIDGYEDVPANDESALQKAVASQPVSVAIDASGNDFQFYSEGVFTGECSTDLDHGVAAVGYGTTRDGTKYWIVKNSWGEDWGEKGYIRMQRGVSQAEGQCGIAMQASYPTKSAPHASTVRDGSHTDEL, encoded by the exons ATGTGGAGGTCCATCTTGCTCGCGGCGGCGGTCGCGCTGGcgctggcgccggcgccggcgctgggGATCCCGTTCAGGGAGGAAGACCTGGCCTCGGAGGAGAGCTTGCGGGGGCTCTACGAGAGGTGGAGGAGCCACTACACGGTGTCGCGGGGGAGCCTCGGCGCCGACGCGGAGGAGCGCCGGTTCAACGTGTTCAAGGAGAACGCGCGGTACGTCCACGAGGGCAACAAGAAGGACAGGCCCTTCAGGCTGGCGCTCAACAAGTTCGCCGACATGACCACGGACGAGTTCCGGCGTACGTACGCCGGGTCCAGGGTGCGGCACCACCTCTCCCTCAGCGGCGGCCGCCGGGGCGACGGCAGCTTCAGGTACGGAGACGCCAACAACCTGCCGTCGGCGGTGGACTGGCGGCAGAAGGGCGCCGTCACCGGCATCAAGGACCAAGGGCAGTGCG GGAGCTGCTGGGCGTTCTCGACGATCGTGGCGGTGGAGGGCATCAACAAGATCAGGACGGGGAAGCTGGTGTCGCTGTCGGAGCAGGAGCTCATGGACTGCGACAACGTCAACAACCAGGGCTGCGACGGCGGCCTCATGGACTACGCCTTCCAGTTCATCCACAAGAACGGGATCACCACCGAGTCCAACTACCCGTACCAAGGCGAGCAGGGCAGCTGCGACCAGGCAAAG GAAAAGGCTCATGCCGTGACGATCGACGGCTACGAGGACGTCCCCGCCAACGACGAGTCCGCTCTACAGAAAGCCGTCGCCAGCCAGCCCGTGTCCGTGGCAATAGACGCCAGCGGCAACGACTTCCAGTTCTACTCAGAG GGCGTCTTCACCGGAGAATGCAGCACGGATCTCGACCACGGCGTCGCCGCCGTCGGGTACGGCACTACCAGGGATGGCACCAAATACTGGATCGTCAAGAACTCGTGGGGAGAGGACTGGGGTGAGAAAGGCTACATCAGGATGCAGCGCGGGGTGTCGCAGGCAGAGGGGCAGTGTGGCATCGCCATGCAGGCGTCTTACCCAACGAAGTCGGCACCACATGCTAGCACAGTCAGGGACGGGTCTCATACGGATGAGCTCTAG